The Candida dubliniensis CD36 chromosome 2, complete sequence genome contains a region encoding:
- a CDS encoding phosphatidylinositol 4,5-bisphosphate 5-phosphatase, putative (Similar to S. cerevisiae INP53) has protein sequence MRLYLIEKPRTFVITTNTHALIIRHPSPTYKHYGLKGLVSGHSKDKDQNKDTKVLVEFVLKEYLDLSLYRDITPKYGGLLGLLGLLNVKGKTFIGFITRDEWTASATVTDRIYKITDTEFYCINNDEYDYLLDKEYESMSHQERERLRYPAASVQRLLSSGAFYYSKQFDMTSNLQERGFVSSDYKLIADSSYFKSFMWNGFMTEELIETRKRMSSAEQKIIDKSGLLIIVVRGYAKTVNTTVGGNEALMTLISKQSCAKEGPLFGDWGSDGDGYVSNYLESEIIIYTKKFCLSYVIVRGNVPMYWELENNFSTKTILASNGKQIAFPRSFEASQEALVRHFDRLSSQYGDIHVLNALSDKSYKGVLNSAYEEQLKYFLQNKDSPDTGYKVLYTRIPVASSRIKKIGYSGQNPYDIVSLLSNSIIDFGASFYDSEPNSFIGKQLGVFRINSFDSLNKANFLSKIISQEVIDLAFRDIGLELDRELYIKHAQLWEENDLWISKLTLNFASTSDKLHTSHNSIKSSFVKSHITKKYFGGVVESKPNEIAMLKLLGRLQDQSPVTMFNPIHNYVNKELNKRAKDFTSKLDLSVYASTFNVNGSVYEGDIEKWIYPEENDYDLIFIGLQEIVVLNAGQMVNTDFRNKTQWERKILSVLQKRNKYMVMWSGQLGGVALYFFVKESQVKYVSTVECSFKKTGLGGVSANKGGIAVSFKFSDTTICFVSAHLAAGLSNIEERHQNYKSLIKGIQFSKNRHIQNHDAVIWLGDFNYRIDLTNDQVKPMILQKLYAKIFEFDQLNKQMASGESFPFFSEQEINFPPTYKFDKGTKVYDTSEKQRIPAWTDRILYLSRQNLIKPLSYNSCQNLTFSDHRPVYATFKITVKIINHTIKKNLSDEIYKSYKDNHNGIFDILVKSFDNKELNEEKDASLPPPSSDKQKWWLEGGKAAKIIIPGLEDDNMVMNPWRPINPFEKSNEPEFVSKNDLEAIQN, from the coding sequence ATGAGACTATATTTGATAGAAAAGCCTAGAACGTTTGTTATTACTACAAATACTCATGCATTGATCATTCGACATCCTTCGCCGACATATAAACATTATGGCCTAAAGGGTTTAGTGAGTGGACACAGCAAAGACAAAGATCAAAACAAAGATACAAAAGTTTTAGTCGAGTTTGTTTTAAAAGAATATCTAGATTTGAGCTTGTATAGAGACATCACTCCAAAATATGGTGGATTACTAGGGTTATTGGGACTACTAAATGTCAAGGGGAAAACATTTATTGGCTTTATAACTCGAGACGAGTGGACAGCATCTGCAACGGTTACCGACAgaatttataaaatcaCTGATACAGAATTTTATTGCATTAACAATGACGAGTACGATTATTTACTCGATAAAGAATATGAAAGTATGAGCCACCAAGAACGGGAGCGATTGCGATATCCTGCAGCATCTGTGCAACGATTATTGTCGAGTGGTgcattttattattctaaGCAGTTTGATATGACTTCGAATCTTCAAGAACGTGGATTTGTCAGCAGtgattataaattgataGCAGATTCTTCTTATTTCAAGTCGTTTATGTGGAACGGATTCATGACCGAGGAGTTGATAGAAACTAGGAAGAGAATGTCTTCTGCTGAACAAAAGATTATAGACAAATCGGGGCTTCTCATTATTGTCGTGAGAGGCTATGCTAAAACTGTCAACACTACTGTTGGTGGGAATGAAGCCTTGATGACTTTGATATCAAAGCAGAGTTGTGCAAAAGAGGGACCACTTTTTGGAGATTGGGGCAGTGATGGTGATGGCTATGTTTCTAATTATTTGGAATCGGAAATAATTATCTATACTAAAAAATTCTGTTTGTCTTATGTTATCGTTAGAGGGAATGTGCCTATGTATTGGGAATtggaaaacaatttttcaacgAAAACTATACTAGCATCCAACGGGAAGCAAATTGCTTTCCCTCGTTCTTTTGAAGCTTCGCAAGAAGCACTTGTTCGACATTTCGATAGGCTTTCATCTCAATACGGAGACATTCATGTTCTTAATGCATTGTCGGATAAATCTTACAAGGGCGTGTTAAACTCTGCCTATGAGGAACAACTCAAGTACTTTTTACAGAACAAAGATTCTCCTGATACCGGGTATAAAGTGTTATATACCCGTATTCCTGTTGCATCTTctagaattaaaaaaattggttattCAGGACAAAATCCATATGATATAGTGTCGCTACTTTCGAACTCAATAATAGATTTTGGTGCTTCATTTTATGACAGCGAGCCAAATTCTTTTATTGGTAAACAGTTGGGGGTATTTCgaatcaattcttttgatAGTCTTAACAAGGCCAATTTTCTTAGTAAGATAATTAGTCAAGAAGTTATAGATTTGGCTTTTAGAGACATTGGGTTGGAATTGGATCGAGAGCTATACATAAAACATGCTCAGTTATGggaagaaaatgatttatgGATATCTAAATTAACATTGAATTTTGCCTCAACAAGTGATAAGCTACATACCTCACATAATTCAATCAAGTCTTCCTTTGTCAAGTCACATATAACGAAAAAGTATTTTGGGGGTGTTGTTGAGTCTAAACCGAATGAAATTGCTATGCTCAAATTATTGGGTCGATTGCAAGACCAATCTCCTGTTACTATGTTTAATCCAATCCATAATTATGTTAACAAGGAGTTGAACAAGCGTGCCAAGGATTTTACATCAAAATTAGATTTATCAGTTTATGCATCGACATTCAATGTAAATGGATCAGTTTATGAAGGTGATATTGAAAAGTGGATATACCCTGAGGAAAACGattatgatttgatttttattgGACTACAAGAAATTGTGGTGCTCAACGCAGGACAAATGGTGAATACCGATTTCAGAAACAAAACTCAATGggaaagaaagattttGAGCGTATTGCAAAAACGGAACAAATATATGGTAATGTGGAGTGGCCAACTAGGAGGGGTTGCCTTGTATTTTTTCGTGAAGGAATCACAGGTGAAGTATGTTTCCACTGTTGAATGCTCTTTCAAAAAAACCGGCCTTGGTGGGGTATCAGCAAATAAAGGGGGCATAGCCGTGAGTTTTAAGTTTTCTGATACTACTATCTGTTTTGTGTCAGCTCATCTTGCAGCAGGGTTAAGCAACATTGAGGAGAGACATCAAAActataaatcattaattaaaggAATTCAGTTTTCGAAAAATCGAcatattcaaaatcatGATGCTGTTATTTGGTTGGGTGATTTCAATTACAGAATTGATTTGACTAATGACCAAGTGAAACCGATgattttacaaaaattgTATGCCAAAatctttgaatttgatcaattgaataagCAAATGGCAAGTGGTGAAAGTTTCCCATTTTTCTCAGAACAAGAAATCAACTTCCCGCCAActtataaatttgataaaggTACCAAAGTTTACGATACAAGTGAAAAGCAAAGAATCCCAGCATGGACAGATCGTATATTATATCTTTCACGACAGAATCTTATAAAACCATTACTGTACAATTCTTGTCAAAACTTGACGTTTTCTGATCATCGACCAGTTTATGCTACATTCAAGATTACAgttaaaataataaaccaCACGATTAAAAAGAATCTATCTGACGAAATATATAAAAGCTACAAAGACAATCATAATGgtatatttgatattttagTGAAgtcatttgataataaagaattaaatgaagaaaaagacgCTAGTTTACCCCCGCCAAGTTctgataaacaaaaatggTGGTTAGAAGGGGGTAAAGCTgcaaaaattataattccAGGTCttgaagatgataataTGGTAATGAATCCATGGCGACCAATTAATccatttgaaaaaagtaACGAGCCTGAATTTGTTtctaaaaatgatttagaaGCGATTCAAAATTGA
- a CDS encoding beta-alanine synthase, putative (Similar to S. kluyveri PYD3), with protein MTNSIDSLKIKSGRLLETIHETAKWGAKGVWGPESTQTGVCRLALSDLDKEVRDWFVQETEKLGCQVKIDEMGNIFAIYPGKNQGPPIGIGSHLDTQPNGGRYDGILGVLSGLEVLRTLKDNNYIPNYPIAVIDWTNEEGARFPTSMVSSGVWAGKISLENAWSLKSLDINPVTMKHELERIGYQGEVEASYLENPLACHFELHIEQGPVLENEKKKIGVVTGVQAFEWNLVTITGKSSHAGTTPMNTRSDALMIASKIILMAIETASQQGGLATVGTLDLEPRSVNVIPNIVKFSLDVRHVKDDNLEKIMKEIKTKATEIAQTNINSPFAKPLTVEFENLITSPAINFNQTNIDTVRNSALQLFKENEIRDIVSGAGHDSCFTSSRVPTSMIFIPSKNGVSHTPEEYSSPEEVENGFQVLLRSVLLYDEMRGNGSV; from the coding sequence ATGACAAACTCGATTGACTCTTTAAAGATTAAATCAGGAAGATTATTAGAAACCATTCATGAGACTGCAAAATGGGGAGCTAAAGGTGTTTGGGGACCTGAATCAACACAAACAGGTGTTTGTCGGTTAGCATTATCTGATTTAGATAAAGAAGTTAGGGATTGGTTTGTTCAAGAAACTGAAAAACTAGGTTGTCAAGTAAAAATCGATGAAATGGGTAACATTTTTGCCATTTACCCTGGTAAAAATCAAGGTCCTCCAATTGGAATTGGTTCTCATTTAGATACTCAGCCTAATGGTGGTAGATATGATGGGATATTGGGGGTGTTGCTGGGTTTAGAAGTATTGAGGACTTTGaaagataataattacATTCCCAATTATCCTATAGCAGTAATCGATTGGACTAATGAAGAAGGGGCAAGATTCCCAACCAGTATGGTATCTTCAGGAGTTTGGGCCGGGAAAATCTCGTTAGAAAATGCCTGGTCACTCAAATCATTAGATATCAACCCAGTGACAATGAAACATGAATTGGAAAGAATCGGTTATCAGGGTGAAGTTGAAGCATCATATTTGGAGAATCCATTAGCTTGTCATTTTGAACTTCATATAGAGCAAGGACCAGTGttggaaaatgaaaagaaaaaaattggggTAGTAACTGGGGTTCAAGCATTTGAATGGAATTTGGTGACAATTACTGGTAAATCGTCTCACGCTGGTACCACCCCTATGAATACTAGGTCGGATGCTTTAATGATTGCATccaaaattattttgatgGCTATAGAAACAGCTTCTCAACAAGGTGGTTTGGCTACTGTTGGTACATTGGATTTAGAACCTAGATCAGTGAATGTCATCCCCAATATTGTCAAATTTTCTTTGGATGTTAGACATGTTAAAGATGATAATTTGGAGAAAATAATGAAGGAAATTAAAACCAAAGCAACTGAAATTGCTCAAACCAATATAAATTCTCCTTTTGCTAAACCATTGActgttgaatttgaaaatttgatcaCTTCTCCagcaatcaattttaatcaAACAAATATCGATACCGTTAGGAATTCTGCTTTACAACTTTTCAAAGAGAATGAAATAAGAGATATTGTTAGTGGTGCCGGCCATGATTCTTGTTTTACTAGTTCTAGAGTTCCTACATCAATGATATTCATTCCTTCCAAAAATGGTGTTTCTCATACACCTGAAGAATATTCTTCTCcagaagaagttgaaaatGGGTTCCAAGTATTATTAAGATCTGTTTTGTTGTACGATGAAATGAGAGGAAATGGCTCAGTTTAA